In a single window of the Bacillus mycoides genome:
- a CDS encoding DUF4037 domain-containing protein, whose protein sequence is MGLKEKAIEVSEIYRQNQKVEAIILAGSVARKLEDEHSDIELHILWSEPPEDEERLGPINNIGGTILSYHPYEDEEWSETYLTKEGIKLEISNFLTLTVEKIISEVIEQYDINYEKQCIVSSVHDGVSLYGEVKVHALKERVEAFPEELAKRMISENLWLSNRWHNREALLKRKDWLMLYDVICEVQRDLFGVLFGLNRMYVHHPAFKWMAYNVERMNIKPENLYERMADTLIGEPEYSVQELEVLIEEVLHLVEQYAPELNIAEQQKRIQYAK, encoded by the coding sequence ATGGGATTAAAAGAGAAAGCGATAGAGGTGTCGGAGATTTATAGGCAAAACCAGAAAGTCGAAGCTATTATTTTAGCAGGATCTGTAGCGAGAAAGTTAGAAGATGAACATTCAGATATTGAATTACATATTTTATGGTCAGAACCACCAGAGGATGAAGAGCGTCTAGGTCCAATTAATAATATTGGTGGAACGATTTTGTCATATCATCCTTACGAGGACGAAGAATGGTCGGAAACGTATTTGACGAAAGAAGGAATTAAACTAGAGATTAGTAACTTTTTAACATTGACAGTAGAAAAAATTATTTCAGAAGTTATAGAGCAGTATGATATAAATTATGAGAAACAATGTATTGTATCATCGGTTCATGATGGTGTGAGTTTGTATGGAGAAGTAAAAGTACATGCTCTAAAAGAAAGAGTTGAAGCATTTCCAGAAGAACTGGCGAAAAGGATGATTTCAGAAAACCTTTGGTTAAGCAATCGTTGGCATAATCGAGAGGCGCTTTTAAAACGAAAAGACTGGCTTATGCTTTATGATGTTATTTGTGAAGTACAAAGGGATTTATTCGGTGTTTTATTCGGTTTGAATAGAATGTACGTGCACCATCCTGCATTTAAATGGATGGCTTATAATGTAGAGCGTATGAATATTAAACCTGAAAATCTATATGAGCGTATGGCGGATACGCTGATAGGGGAACCAGAGTATAGTGTACAGGAGTTAGAAGTGTTGATCGAAGAGGTATTACATTTAGTAGAACAATATGCTCCAGAATTAAATATTGCTGAACAACAAAAGCGCATTCAATATGCGAAGTAA
- a CDS encoding YrdB family protein yields MFIKPINLAIRFFLELCALASLCYWGFQFWESVYVKFIFGIGSPLLFATIWGIFIAPKASLKLPEPYRFMLEIILFGVTSVALYVVDQITLAIILGMVFIINRTLIIIWKQ; encoded by the coding sequence ATGTTTATAAAACCTATAAATTTAGCGATTCGATTTTTTCTAGAATTATGTGCTCTTGCATCACTATGTTACTGGGGCTTTCAATTTTGGGAAAGTGTATATGTGAAATTTATTTTTGGCATTGGCTCACCACTACTTTTTGCGACAATATGGGGGATTTTCATTGCACCTAAAGCATCATTAAAGCTGCCAGAACCATATAGGTTTATGTTGGAAATCATATTGTTTGGAGTTACCTCAGTTGCTCTATATGTTGTTGATCAAATAACCTTAGCTATTATTCTTGGGATGGTATTTATAATAAATCGCACTTTAATCATTATTTGGAAACAATAA
- a CDS encoding MFS transporter, with translation MIDTADALISKRMYTEEEQQKLYKRTLIIVSISQMFGGAGLAAGITVGALLAQQMLGTDAYAGLPAAMFTMGSAVAAFFVGKLSQKYGRRIGLATGFIVGGLGAIGVVLAALTNSIILLLVSLLIYGAGTATNLQARYAGTDLADKKQRATAISITMVMTTFGAVAGPNLVGVMGDFAHSIGIPNLAGPFILSAAAFILAGLVLFVMLRPDPLIIANIIETYKQEHTYKGQPVTEEIIENKRGVTVGAIVMILTQIVMVAIMTMTPVHMGHHGHGLSAVGLVIGFHVGAMYLPSLVTGMLIDKIGRTTMSIAGGMILLAAGVIAAIAPSDSLLLLIVALSLLGLGWNLGLICGTAQIVDSTTPSTRAKTQGKIDVFIALAGASGGAMSGMVVANSSYAALSLAGGAVALLLIPVVIWSRIGK, from the coding sequence ATGATAGATACAGCAGATGCTTTAATAAGTAAGCGTATGTATACAGAAGAAGAGCAACAAAAATTATATAAACGAACGTTAATAATCGTAAGTATTTCACAAATGTTTGGCGGAGCGGGATTAGCTGCTGGAATTACAGTAGGTGCACTTCTTGCACAGCAAATGCTTGGGACGGATGCGTATGCAGGATTACCGGCTGCTATGTTTACAATGGGATCTGCGGTAGCGGCTTTCTTTGTTGGGAAGTTATCGCAAAAATATGGTCGCCGAATAGGACTTGCAACAGGGTTTATAGTAGGGGGACTAGGGGCTATTGGAGTTGTATTGGCTGCGTTAACAAATAGTATTATTCTTTTACTAGTTTCTTTACTCATATACGGTGCAGGTACAGCGACGAATCTACAAGCTCGTTATGCTGGTACCGATTTAGCAGATAAGAAGCAGCGAGCAACTGCTATTAGTATTACGATGGTTATGACGACTTTTGGTGCGGTGGCTGGTCCGAATTTAGTAGGTGTAATGGGGGATTTTGCCCATTCAATTGGAATTCCTAACCTTGCTGGTCCGTTCATATTATCAGCAGCGGCATTTATACTTGCGGGTCTTGTACTTTTTGTTATGCTTCGTCCAGATCCATTAATTATTGCTAACATAATAGAAACATATAAACAAGAACATACATATAAAGGGCAACCAGTAACAGAAGAAATAATAGAGAATAAGCGTGGTGTTACCGTTGGAGCAATCGTTATGATACTTACTCAAATAGTGATGGTTGCGATTATGACGATGACGCCAGTTCATATGGGACACCACGGTCATGGTTTAAGTGCAGTAGGTCTCGTGATTGGTTTTCATGTAGGTGCAATGTACCTTCCATCGCTTGTTACAGGAATGTTAATTGATAAAATTGGCCGTACTACGATGAGTATAGCTGGTGGGATGATTTTACTTGCAGCGGGTGTCATAGCTGCGATAGCACCGAGTGATTCTTTATTATTATTAATTGTTGCTCTTTCTTTACTTGGATTAGGATGGAATCTCGGATTGATTTGTGGTACAGCACAAATCGTTGACTCCACAACTCCTTCTACACGTGCTAAAACACAAGGGAAAATAGATGTTTTTATTGCGTTAGCCGGAGCTTCAGGTGGAGCGATGTCAGGAATGGTAGTAGCTAATTCCAGTTATGCGGCATTATCATTAGCGGGAGGGGCTGTAGCCCTACTGCTTATTCCAGTTGTGATATGGTCTCGGATAGGTAAATAA
- the cysK gene encoding cysteine synthase A, protein MKLCENVTELIGDTPVVRLSKFIPEDAADVYVKLEMFNPSRSVKDRAAYNLLHAAEEKGLIKPGDTIIEPTSGNTGIGLAMNAAAKGYKAILIMPDNMSKERINLLKAYGAEVVLTPAEQRMPGAIAKAVALQKEIPNSFIPQQFENPANPNIHRYTTALEIYEQMDGDLDAFVATAGTGGTITGTGETLKEKLPNLYIAVVEPKGSPVLSGGVPGPHKLVGTSPGFIPKNLNTEVYNEIIQIADEEALTTMRNLARQEGLLVGPSSGASVYAAIMIAKRLGAGKKVLCIAPDTGERYLSMGLFE, encoded by the coding sequence ATGAAATTATGTGAAAATGTTACAGAATTAATAGGAGATACACCTGTCGTCCGATTATCTAAATTTATTCCAGAGGACGCAGCGGATGTGTATGTAAAACTGGAAATGTTTAATCCGTCACGCAGTGTGAAAGATCGTGCAGCCTATAATTTACTTCATGCCGCTGAGGAAAAGGGACTTATAAAACCTGGTGATACAATTATTGAACCGACAAGTGGAAATACAGGAATTGGCTTAGCGATGAATGCAGCTGCTAAAGGATATAAAGCGATTTTAATTATGCCAGATAATATGTCCAAAGAGCGTATTAATTTATTGAAAGCATACGGCGCAGAAGTAGTTTTAACACCAGCAGAACAAAGAATGCCAGGAGCAATTGCGAAGGCGGTAGCGTTACAAAAAGAAATTCCAAATAGTTTTATTCCGCAGCAATTTGAAAACCCAGCAAATCCGAATATACATCGTTATACGACTGCACTTGAAATTTATGAACAAATGGATGGAGATCTTGATGCATTTGTAGCAACGGCGGGAACGGGTGGAACAATTACAGGGACCGGTGAAACATTAAAAGAGAAACTACCAAACTTATATATTGCAGTAGTAGAACCGAAAGGATCACCAGTTTTATCTGGTGGTGTTCCAGGCCCTCATAAACTAGTAGGAACAAGTCCTGGTTTTATTCCAAAAAACTTAAATACAGAAGTGTATAACGAAATTATTCAAATTGCGGATGAAGAAGCATTAACTACAATGAGAAACTTAGCAAGACAAGAAGGCTTATTAGTAGGACCATCTTCAGGAGCTTCTGTGTACGCTGCAATTATGATTGCAAAACGCTTAGGCGCTGGTAAAAAAGTTTTATGTATTGCACCTGATACAGGTGAGCGTTATTTGAGTATGGGGCTATTTGAATAA
- a CDS encoding MFS transporter: MQAVSQKNTVETPTIYRILFAISFGHFLNDSMQAVVPALFPILEKTMNLSYMQVGWIAFALNMTSSIMQPVFGMYSDKKPSPFLLPLGMFSSMLGMIGLAFAPNFIVVIISVLFIGLGSAVFHPEGARVAYMAAGAKRGLAQAIYQVGGNTGNSLAPIFTALIFVPLGQIGSLGFTAFAAVGIVLLIFVSNWYKNELATGAVRRKKRAALEAENAIVSTHIKFVIILLVFLTFVRSWYGAGIGNFYQFYLIEHYGLSIKNAQYFVFAFMIAGVLGTFFGGPLADKFGKKKIIVFSMLGSAPLALLLPHVSLVWVVPLFLCIGFISSSSFSVIVVYAQELVPGKVGMVSGLIVGLAFGLGALGAVVLGKLADMYSLQFIMLLCSGLPLIGLTSLLLPNDKKTIE, encoded by the coding sequence ATGCAGGCAGTTTCACAAAAAAATACAGTAGAAACACCGACAATATATCGAATATTATTTGCGATTAGTTTCGGACATTTTTTGAATGATTCGATGCAAGCAGTTGTGCCAGCGTTGTTTCCTATTTTGGAAAAAACGATGAATTTATCCTATATGCAAGTAGGGTGGATTGCGTTTGCGTTAAATATGACGTCATCGATTATGCAGCCGGTTTTTGGGATGTATTCAGATAAGAAGCCGTCACCATTTTTATTACCGCTCGGTATGTTTTCGAGTATGCTTGGGATGATTGGACTCGCATTTGCACCGAATTTTATAGTTGTTATTATTTCTGTTTTATTTATTGGATTAGGTTCCGCGGTCTTTCATCCGGAGGGCGCTCGTGTTGCTTACATGGCAGCCGGTGCAAAACGAGGTTTAGCACAAGCGATTTATCAAGTGGGGGGAAATACAGGGAATTCTCTAGCACCTATTTTTACAGCATTAATTTTCGTTCCGCTCGGTCAAATTGGTTCTTTAGGTTTTACAGCCTTTGCAGCAGTAGGAATTGTATTACTAATTTTCGTATCAAATTGGTATAAAAATGAATTAGCCACTGGTGCTGTAAGAAGGAAAAAGAGGGCTGCACTTGAGGCGGAAAATGCGATTGTAAGTACGCACATTAAATTTGTTATTATACTTCTTGTTTTTCTAACATTTGTACGTTCTTGGTACGGTGCTGGTATCGGGAATTTCTATCAATTTTATTTAATAGAGCATTACGGTTTATCTATAAAAAATGCACAGTATTTCGTCTTCGCTTTTATGATTGCTGGTGTATTAGGTACTTTCTTTGGTGGTCCGTTAGCAGATAAATTCGGTAAGAAAAAGATAATTGTCTTTTCAATGCTCGGTTCAGCGCCGCTTGCACTTTTACTACCTCACGTTTCGCTCGTGTGGGTTGTACCATTATTTTTATGTATTGGTTTTATTAGTTCTAGTAGTTTTAGTGTAATTGTTGTATATGCACAAGAGCTTGTTCCTGGAAAAGTAGGGATGGTATCAGGGTTAATTGTTGGCCTTGCGTTTGGTCTTGGAGCATTAGGTGCTGTAGTCCTTGGAAAATTAGCTGATATGTATAGTCTTCAGTTTATTATGCTATTATGTAGTGGTTTACCATTAATTGGACTTACTTCATTGTTACTGCCGAATGATAAGAAAACGATAGAATAG
- a CDS encoding putative polysaccharide biosynthesis protein, with protein sequence MSTSKVLKGTALLSGATMISRILGFIYFFPFQLLVGTQGVALYGYAYSWYGILLSFSTAGIPIAVSKFVAKHNALGDYSTSKKLYNSSVKLMMFMGFLGFLTLFIGAPYISQFIIRSKTPDPQFIADVTLTMRALSFALIIVPAMSVTRGYFQGFQHMKPSAVSQVVEQIARVVFILVGSFIVSKLLGGSVASSVAVATFGAVIGALASVSILMMYWKKYNGLKPPEGELKTRSSNIPLKSIYMELLRYAIPIVFVGIAIPLYTLVDQYTVADVLRAMGEPLETANAVFAYITNYAQKLIMIPASLATGFSLTIIPAITKSFTSGKLDELQGQISKIFQVLLFFTIPAAFGLASIAYDAFRMVYVNPEIALGGSQYLISFAPSAVLSAIFTVSAAILQGIDYQRKTMIAFSAGILVKIVVNTPLLHLFGGHGAVLGTILGYLVSNIIMLYCIVKFAKFKIGETAKTVFLITIYSAAMSAVVIVLRAFISWIIPGQSYVESLIIVFICASAGGLVYLLFVLTSGLASHILGDRIRRLPVLGKLVK encoded by the coding sequence TTGTCTACTTCAAAAGTTTTAAAAGGTACCGCTTTATTAAGTGGTGCAACAATGATTTCACGAATTTTAGGTTTTATATACTTTTTCCCCTTTCAATTATTAGTTGGAACGCAAGGGGTCGCTTTATATGGATACGCATACTCTTGGTACGGTATTTTATTAAGCTTTTCAACAGCTGGTATTCCTATTGCCGTCTCAAAATTTGTTGCAAAACATAATGCACTTGGTGATTATAGTACAAGTAAAAAATTGTATAACTCGAGCGTAAAATTAATGATGTTTATGGGCTTTTTAGGATTTTTAACTTTATTTATTGGAGCACCGTACATATCACAATTTATTATTCGCTCGAAAACACCAGATCCACAATTTATCGCAGACGTAACACTTACAATGCGAGCATTAAGCTTCGCGCTTATTATCGTACCAGCTATGAGTGTTACACGTGGTTATTTCCAAGGTTTTCAACATATGAAACCAAGTGCTGTTTCTCAAGTCGTAGAACAAATCGCACGTGTCGTTTTCATTTTAGTTGGTAGTTTTATCGTCTCAAAGCTATTAGGAGGTTCAGTAGCTTCTTCTGTTGCAGTTGCTACATTTGGTGCTGTTATCGGGGCACTTGCAAGCGTCTCTATTTTAATGATGTACTGGAAAAAATATAATGGATTAAAACCTCCTGAAGGTGAGCTGAAAACGAGATCATCAAACATTCCGTTAAAAAGTATTTATATGGAATTACTACGTTATGCAATTCCAATTGTATTTGTAGGCATTGCAATCCCGCTCTATACGTTAGTAGATCAATATACCGTAGCTGATGTCCTTAGAGCAATGGGAGAACCTTTAGAAACCGCGAATGCAGTTTTCGCTTATATAACGAACTATGCCCAAAAGTTAATTATGATTCCGGCTTCACTTGCAACTGGATTCTCATTAACAATTATTCCGGCTATAACGAAATCATTTACAAGCGGGAAGCTAGATGAATTACAAGGACAAATTTCAAAGATATTTCAAGTATTATTATTCTTCACTATCCCAGCCGCATTCGGTCTTGCTAGTATCGCTTACGATGCATTCCGTATGGTTTATGTAAATCCTGAAATTGCACTTGGTGGATCACAATATTTAATTTCATTTGCACCTTCTGCTGTATTAAGTGCAATTTTCACAGTTTCAGCTGCTATATTACAAGGAATTGATTATCAAAGAAAAACAATGATTGCATTCTCAGCCGGTATTCTCGTTAAAATTGTGGTGAACACACCGCTCTTACATTTATTCGGTGGACATGGTGCTGTACTTGGAACAATTCTCGGATATCTCGTTTCAAATATTATTATGTTGTACTGCATCGTTAAGTTTGCGAAATTTAAAATTGGCGAAACAGCAAAAACAGTATTTCTTATTACGATTTACTCCGCAGCAATGTCTGCTGTTGTGATCGTATTAAGAGCATTTATAAGCTGGATTATTCCTGGCCAATCTTATGTAGAATCACTGATTATTGTATTTATATGCGCATCAGCAGGAGGACTTGTTTATCTTTTATTCGTATTAACGAGTGGACTTGCTTCGCATATTCTCGGTGATAGGATTCGACGATTACCTGTATTAGGAAAGTTAGTAAAATAA
- a CDS encoding polyphosphate kinase 2 family protein encodes MEKEHLAKVDLTKKIESKSKYNKKLEKYQMRLLALQQILKEEKIAVMMVMEGWDAAGKGGAIKRVTEHLDPRGFQVNPIGAPAPHEKRYHYLQRFWRKLPQYGQITIFDRSWYGRVLVERVEGFATNEEWTRAYAEINDFEKLLTDDHYIIGKFFYHISKEEQLKRFKERENNPLKRWKITDEDWRNREKWDEYVEATEDMFENTNKPNAKWHIIASNDKLYARLKTLKVIISLIEDYFLEHNIELPSYYNEIKEGKKKKIESVQDAGVK; translated from the coding sequence ATGGAAAAAGAGCATCTTGCTAAAGTAGATTTAACGAAAAAAATTGAATCAAAATCTAAGTACAATAAGAAACTTGAAAAATATCAAATGCGTTTATTGGCACTACAACAAATATTAAAAGAAGAGAAAATAGCCGTTATGATGGTTATGGAAGGTTGGGATGCGGCAGGTAAAGGCGGAGCAATTAAGCGAGTGACTGAACATCTTGATCCACGCGGATTCCAAGTAAATCCAATTGGAGCGCCTGCTCCTCATGAAAAACGGTATCATTATTTGCAACGTTTTTGGCGGAAACTTCCTCAGTACGGGCAAATTACTATATTCGACCGTTCATGGTACGGCCGTGTATTAGTTGAACGTGTAGAAGGTTTTGCAACAAACGAAGAGTGGACGAGAGCGTATGCTGAAATTAATGATTTCGAAAAACTATTAACAGATGATCATTACATAATAGGAAAGTTTTTCTATCATATTAGTAAAGAAGAACAGTTAAAGAGATTTAAAGAAAGAGAGAACAACCCTCTTAAAAGATGGAAAATTACAGATGAAGACTGGCGTAATCGGGAAAAATGGGATGAGTATGTCGAAGCAACGGAAGACATGTTTGAAAATACAAATAAGCCGAATGCAAAATGGCATATTATCGCGAGTAATGATAAATTATACGCCCGTTTGAAAACATTGAAAGTAATTATTTCATTAATTGAGGATTATTTCTTAGAGCATAATATAGAATTACCTTCTTATTATAATGAAATAAAAGAAGGAAAGAAAAAGAAAATTGAATCTGTGCAAGATGCAGGAGTCAAATAG
- a CDS encoding GNAT family N-acetyltransferase, whose protein sequence is MKLLKPTYEYSEQIMEYRQAFLHSGEEPHGSCSLQNFDSIGEWFEKVSTQEGGNLPSNRVPSSQFFSVENGKIIGFVNIRHRLNPELLWESGHIGYSVHPNKRRQGYATEQLQLSLAEAQKFGLKKVLITCDKANIGSAKTIQKVGGVLENEVVSSNSGEIVQRYWVEI, encoded by the coding sequence ATGAAGCTATTGAAACCAACATACGAATATAGCGAACAAATTATGGAGTATAGGCAGGCGTTTTTACATTCAGGAGAAGAACCGCACGGTAGTTGTTCTTTACAAAATTTCGATTCTATTGGTGAATGGTTTGAAAAAGTAAGTACACAAGAAGGGGGGAATTTACCATCTAATCGAGTGCCATCTAGTCAGTTTTTTAGTGTTGAGAATGGAAAAATAATAGGTTTTGTGAATATTCGACACCGGTTAAATCCAGAGTTATTGTGGGAAAGCGGTCATATCGGTTATAGTGTTCATCCGAATAAACGTCGCCAAGGTTACGCAACTGAGCAACTGCAACTTTCATTGGCTGAGGCGCAAAAATTTGGGTTGAAGAAAGTGCTAATAACTTGTGATAAAGCTAATATTGGTTCGGCTAAAACGATTCAAAAGGTTGGCGGTGTGCTAGAAAATGAAGTAGTTTCTTCTAATTCTGGCGAAATTGTTCAGCGTTATTGGGTAGAAATATGA
- the hflX gene encoding GTPase HflX, which translates to MEELLQRAILVGVNLGKEADFAYSMEELANLTEACDVEVIGQVTQNLQRVNPSHYIGKGKIEEVAAYVKEADANMVIFNDELSPSQIRNLEEDLDCKVIDRTILILDIFAQRAKTKEAQLQVEVAHLQYMMPRLIGLRESLGRQSGGVGTKNKGVGEKKLELDRRKIEEQIAALNKELEALVAQRQTQRKQRKKNEIPVVSLVGYTNAGKSTIMNTMLEIFNGTVEKQVFEKDMLFATLETSVRNIDLPDNKSFLLTDTVGFVSKLPHHLVKAFRSTLEEVAEADLLIHVVDYSNPNYEQLIDITNETLKKIGVENIPTIYAYNKSDLVDVEIPKVQEDRVYLSAKKHVGIKELVEVVRSHIYKEYTKCEMLIPYDQGQVVSYFNNHAHVLSTSYENEGTKMALECKTSDYEKYKRFSI; encoded by the coding sequence ATGGAAGAATTATTACAAAGAGCAATATTAGTTGGAGTGAATTTAGGTAAGGAAGCTGATTTTGCATATTCGATGGAAGAGTTAGCAAATCTTACGGAAGCTTGTGATGTGGAAGTAATCGGTCAAGTGACGCAAAATTTACAACGAGTAAATCCGTCGCATTATATTGGAAAAGGGAAGATTGAAGAAGTAGCAGCGTATGTGAAAGAAGCAGATGCAAATATGGTCATCTTTAATGACGAATTATCTCCTTCACAAATTCGAAATTTAGAAGAGGATTTAGATTGTAAAGTAATTGATCGTACCATTTTAATTTTAGATATCTTTGCGCAACGTGCGAAAACGAAAGAAGCGCAGTTGCAAGTAGAAGTGGCCCATCTTCAGTACATGATGCCTCGTTTAATCGGTCTTCGTGAATCTTTAGGAAGACAAAGCGGGGGAGTTGGCACGAAAAATAAAGGTGTCGGTGAGAAGAAGTTGGAATTAGATCGTCGTAAAATTGAAGAACAAATTGCGGCTCTAAATAAAGAATTAGAAGCACTTGTTGCACAGCGCCAAACGCAGCGTAAACAACGTAAGAAAAATGAAATTCCAGTTGTGTCGTTAGTAGGATATACGAATGCAGGTAAATCAACGATAATGAATACAATGCTTGAAATTTTTAATGGTACTGTAGAGAAACAAGTATTTGAAAAAGATATGTTATTTGCGACGTTAGAGACATCTGTACGAAATATTGATTTGCCGGATAATAAATCATTTTTATTAACGGATACTGTTGGATTTGTAAGTAAGTTACCGCATCATCTTGTGAAAGCATTCCGTTCAACGCTAGAGGAAGTGGCGGAAGCAGATTTACTTATTCACGTTGTAGATTACTCAAATCCCAATTATGAGCAATTAATTGATATTACAAATGAAACGTTAAAGAAAATTGGCGTGGAAAATATCCCGACGATATATGCATATAACAAATCAGATTTGGTAGATGTTGAAATTCCGAAAGTGCAAGAAGATCGCGTTTATCTATCTGCGAAGAAACATGTTGGAATTAAAGAGCTTGTAGAAGTAGTTCGTTCACACATTTATAAAGAGTATACGAAGTGTGAAATGTTAATTCCGTATGATCAAGGGCAGGTAGTTTCGTATTTCAACAATCATGCACACGTTTTATCTACGAGTTATGAAAACGAAGGTACGAAAATGGCACTAGAATGTAAGACGAGTGATTATGAGAAATATAAGCGTTTTTCTATTTAA
- a CDS encoding ketoacyl-ACP synthase III, which yields MNSKSRITAIGTYVPDQVLSNNDLEKMVHTNDEWIVQRTGMKERRIANEDEYSSHLAIKAIENLCTTYKKNLEDIDCIIVATTTADYVFPSVACQIQQYFNIPHTLAFDLNATCAGFTYGLHVGNSLITSGSHQKVLVIATETLSKVTDYTDRTSCILFGDGAGAILLERDENKPSFIAAHMGTNGDGGIHLYRTNLSTTMNGTPLQTSEKIVQNGREVYKWAVRTVPYGIKELLHTANLQIDDIDWFIPHSANLRMIESICEKSKISIQKTLTSVEDMGNTSSVSIPLALDLARKKGRLNNGDTLLLYGFGGGLTHLGLIVAWDLS from the coding sequence ATGAATTCTAAATCTCGTATTACCGCAATTGGTACTTATGTTCCAGATCAAGTATTGTCTAATAACGATTTAGAAAAGATGGTCCATACGAATGATGAATGGATTGTACAAAGAACAGGCATGAAAGAAAGAAGAATTGCTAACGAAGACGAATACTCCTCACACTTAGCCATTAAAGCAATCGAAAATTTGTGTACAACATATAAGAAAAACTTAGAGGATATTGACTGTATCATCGTCGCTACAACTACTGCTGACTATGTTTTCCCTAGTGTTGCTTGCCAAATACAACAATACTTCAACATACCTCATACACTAGCTTTTGATTTAAATGCGACTTGCGCTGGTTTCACATACGGACTGCATGTCGGTAATAGCTTAATCACTTCTGGATCACATCAAAAAGTACTCGTCATAGCGACAGAGACATTATCTAAAGTTACTGATTACACCGATAGAACGTCCTGTATTTTGTTCGGTGATGGCGCTGGAGCTATTTTATTAGAAAGAGATGAAAACAAACCAAGCTTTATCGCTGCTCACATGGGAACAAACGGTGACGGTGGCATTCATCTATACAGAACAAACTTATCTACTACTATGAATGGCACACCACTACAAACAAGTGAAAAAATTGTTCAAAATGGAAGAGAAGTATATAAATGGGCTGTACGAACAGTACCATACGGCATAAAAGAACTATTACATACTGCAAATTTGCAAATAGATGATATAGACTGGTTCATACCACATAGTGCTAACTTAAGAATGATTGAATCTATTTGCGAAAAATCAAAAATATCTATTCAAAAAACATTAACGAGTGTGGAAGATATGGGGAATACATCTTCCGTCTCTATTCCACTCGCTTTAGATTTAGCTAGAAAAAAAGGAAGATTAAATAACGGAGACACACTTTTGCTATACGGATTTGGTGGTGGGCTTACGCATTTAGGGCTTATTGTGGCATGGGATTTAAGTTAA